A single genomic interval of Lathyrus oleraceus cultivar Zhongwan6 chromosome 7, CAAS_Psat_ZW6_1.0, whole genome shotgun sequence harbors:
- the LOC127107205 gene encoding uncharacterized protein LOC127107205 produces the protein MEAMSFHSISDTHSLLHHHHHHHHTPSSIISAGGVTTRPSFLKITQPSHSHSLVAAPLRLSAFPTQLPSEEGDELNASALPSHPRENLSHSQSTDDDDDNDDAHEPIQTGMSWSTITTPGGSGSGGGTRAGLFRTPISGGVQSATSAHGLPRPALAVRNLMEQARFAHLCTVMSRMHHRREGYPFGSLVDFAPDSMGHPIFSFSPLAIHTRNLLADPRCTLVVQIPGWSGLSNARVTIFGDVYPLPEDQQEWAHKQYIAKHHQGPSQQWGNFYYFRMQSISDIYFIGGFGTVAWVDVKDYETLQPDKIAVDGGEQYLKELNAIFSKPLKKLLSNEIEVDDAALISIDSKGTDIRVRQGAQFNIQRISFDEGQSVETLEEAKAALQKLIHIGKVCNLHK, from the exons ATGGAAGCGATGTCGTTTCATTCGATCTCCGACACTCACTCACTCCTCCACCatcaccaccaccaccaccacacTCCTTCTTCCATCATCTCCGCCGGCGGAGTAACAACTCGACCTTCTTTCCTCAAAATCACCCAACCCTCACATTCACACTCATTGGTTGCGGCTCCTCTTCGTCTCTCTGCTTTCCCTACTCAACTTCCCAGCGAAGAAGGTGATGAACTCAATGCCTCCGCTTTACCTTCTCATCCTCGG GAAAATTTAAGCCATTCTCAGAGtactgatgatgatgatgataatgatgatgcACATGAGCCAATACAAACAGGCATGTCATGGTCAACTATTACGACTCCGGGAGGAAGTGGGTCGGGTGGGGGTACACGGGCTGGACTTTTCAGAACTCCAATTTCTGGTGGTGTCCAGAGTGCAACCTCGGCCCATGGTTTGCCTAGACCTGCTTTAGCAGTTCGCAATTTGATGGAGCAG GCCAGATTTGCTCATCTTTGCACTGTAATGTCTCGAATGCACCACCGACGAGAAGGATATCCATTTGGTTCTTTGGTTGATTTTGCACCGGATTCGATGGGCC ATCCAATATTCTCATTTTCTCCTCTTGCAATTCACACAAGGAATTTGTTAGCTGACCCAAGATGCACACTTGTTGTTCAG ATACCTGGATGGAGTGGTTTGTCCAATGCAAGAGTAACTATTTTTGGTGATGTTTATCCGCTTCCAGAAGATCAACAG GAATGGGCACATAAGCAGTATATTGCAAAGCACCATCAGGGTCCTTCTCAACAGTGGGGCAACTTCTACTATTTTAGGATGCAGAGTATAAG TGACATATATTTCATTGGAGGCTTTGGTACTGTTGCTTGGGTGGATGTAAAGGATTATGAAACCCTTCAACCTGATAAGATTGCAGTTGATGGTGGTGAGCAGTATCTGAAG GAACTCAATGCCATATTCTCAAAGCCCCTAAAGAAACTACTATCTAATGAGATTGAGGTAGATGATGCAGCACTCATATCTATCGACAGCAAAGGGACTGATATTAGGGTTCGTCAAGGTGCCCAG TTCAACATTCAGAGGATATCATTTGATGAAGGACAGAGTGTTGAAACATTAGAAGAAGCTAAAGCTGCTCTTCAGAAATTAATACACATAGGAAAAGTGTGCAATCTGCATAAATAA
- the LOC127107206 gene encoding F-box/kelch-repeat protein At1g51550 encodes MEETTSVSYCNHNYSGSPITNIPQDYIFTIILFLPIDAVLSLSMTCKRFKAITSSDTLWKSLCKRDLGSTCVDSLLKSCNSNHHVHQFSWMKLYKQVYKIDSVCCHKLSYPHGDLDFPKARASHSLNFVSDCLVLFGGGSDGGRHLDDTWVAYIGNDFQKILKWKTVHSGIPSGRFGHTCVEMGDFLVLFGGINDHGNRQNDTWIGKLTHNENKSITFSWKMLDVGSVAPPPRGAHAACCIDGKRMVIHGGIGLNGLRLGDTWILELSDSHCFGTWIEIAIHPSPPPRSGHTLTCVARNKTILFGGRGLGYEVLHDVWLLDTCQGYMRWIQVLYDLQNIPDGVSLPRVGHTATMVLGGRLLIYGGEDSSRHRKNDFWILDISSIPSTGASSKIVLTRMWKRWKSNGYEPKSRSFHRACVDPSGRYLYVFGGMVDGLVQPVEPSGLGFDKELFHVELVLQL; translated from the exons ATGGAAGAAACCACTAGTGTTAGTTATTGTAATCATAATTATAGTGGATCACCAATAACAAACATACCTCAAGATTACATCTTTACTATTATCCTTTTTCTTCCTATAGATGCAGTTCTTTCTCTATCCATGACTTGCAAGAGATTCAAAGCTATAACTTCATCTGACACACTGTGGAAATCTTTATGCAAGAGAGACTTAGGTTCCACATGTGTGGATTCATTACTCAAGTCTTGTAATTCCAATCACCATGTTCATCAATTTTCATGGATGAAACTCTATAAGCAAGTATACAAGATTGATTCTGTTTGTTGCCATAAATTGTCATACCCTCATGGAGATTTGGATTTCCCTAAAGCAAGAGCTTCTCACTCTCTCAACTTTGTTTCTGAttgtcttgttttgtttggtGGTGGCTCTGATGGAG GCCGACATCTTGATGACACGTGGGTGGCGTACATTGGTAATGATTTCCAGAAAATATTGAAATGGAAGACAGTTCATTCAGGCATTCCAAGTGGAAGATTTGGTCATACATGTGTGGAAATGGGTGATTTCCTTGTTCTCTTTGGAGGCATCAATGATCATGGAAACCGTCAAAATGATACTTGGATTGGAAAACTTACACACAATGAAAACAAAAGCATCACATTTTCATGGAAAATGCTAGATGTTGGGAGTGTTGCTCCACCTCCTAGGGGAGCTCACGCTGCTTGTTGTATTGATGGTAAAAGAATGGTAATCCATGGAGGAATCGGACTTAACGGCCTCCGTTTAGGGGACACGTGGATCTTAGAGTTGTCAGATAGTCATTGTTTCGGTACATGGATTGAGATTGCGATCCATCCATCGCCTCCTCCACGATCAGGACACACGTTAACTTGCGTTGCAAGAAATAAGACAATACTATTTGGAGGTAGAGGTTTAGGTTATGAAGTCCTTCATGATGTTTGGTTATTGGATACCTGTCAAGGTTACATGAGATGGATTCAAGTACTTTACGATTTACAAAATATACCAGATGGTGTTTCACTTCCTAGAGTTGGTCACACTGCTACAATGGTTTTAGGAGGTAGGTTGTTAATTTATGGAGGAGAAGACTCATCAAGACATAGGAAAAATGACTTTTGGATATTAGATATTAGTTCTATTCCTTCAACCGGAGCGAGTTCAAAGATAGTGCTGACAAGAATGTGGAAGCGCTGGAAATCAAATGGATATGAACCTAAGTCTAGATCGTTTCATCGTGCATGCGTAGATCCTTCTGGTCGTTATTTGTATGTGTTTGGTGGAATGGTGGATGGTTTAGTTCAGCCTGTTGAACCTTCTGGACTTGGGTTTGATAAAGAGCTCTTTCATGTGGAGCTTGTGCTTCAACTCTAA